The Acinonyx jubatus isolate Ajub_Pintada_27869175 chromosome D1, VMU_Ajub_asm_v1.0, whole genome shotgun sequence genome includes a window with the following:
- the LOC106976594 gene encoding olfactory receptor 149-like: MKNLSAVTEFILLGIPHTEDLETMLFVLFLGCYVFTLMGNLLILLAIVSSTRLHTPMYFFLCQLSVCDIFFPSVSSPKMLFYLSGNSRAISYAGCVSQLFFYHFLGCTECFLYTVMAYDRFVAICYPLRYTVIMSHRVCAILAVGTSFFGCIQATFLTTLTFQLPYCGPNEVDYFFCDIPVMLKLACADTSALERVGFVSVGLMPLSCFLLILTSYSRIVCSILQIRSTEGRRRAFSTCSAHLTAILLFYMPVVLIYLRPTPSSWLDATVQILNNLVTPMLNPLIYSLRNKEVKSSLGKVLHHLGFLADQLYRENTS; this comes from the coding sequence ATGAAGAATCTCTCAGCAGTGACTGAGTTCATCCTGCTGGGCATCCCACACACGGAGGACCTGGAGACTATGCTCTTTGTCCTGTTTTTGGGCTGCTATGTCTTCACTCTTATGGGGAACCTGCTCATCCTACTGGCGATTGTCTCCTCCACTCGGcttcacacccccatgtacttcttcctgtgTCAACTCTCTGTGTGTGACATATTTTTCCCTTCTGTGAGCTCCCCCAAGATGCTCTTCTACCTCTCGGGGAACAGCCGGGCCATCTCCTATGCGGGCTGCGTGTCCCAGCTCTTCTTCTACCACTTTCTGGGCTGTACCGAGTGCTTCCTGTACACGGTGATGGCCTACGACCGCTTTGTCGCCATCTGTTACCCTCTCCGCTACACGGTAATCATGAGCCACAGGGTGTGTGCCATCCTGGCCGTGGGGACCTCTTTTTTCGGCTGCATTCAGGCCACCTTCCTAACCACTCTCACCTTCCAGTTGCCCTACTGTGGCCCCAATGAGGTGGATTACTTCTTCTGTGATATCCCGGTGATGCTGAAGCTGGcttgtgctgacacctcagccCTGGAGAGGGTGGGGTTCGTCAGCGTGGGCCTCATGCCCCTCAGCTGCTTCCTTCTCATCCTCACCTCCTACAGCCGCATTGTCTGCTCCATCCTGCAGATCCGCTCTACTGAAGGCAGACGCCGTGCCTTCTCCACCTGCAGTGCCCACCTCACCGCCATCCTGCTTTTCTACATGCCGGTGGTCCTCATCTACCTCAGGCCCACCCCAAGCTCCTGGCTGGATGCAACTGTTCAGATCCTGAATAACCTGGTCACCCCCATGCTGAATCCCTTGATTTACAGCCTCAGGAACAAGGAAGTAAAATCCTCTCTGGGGAAGGTGCTACATCACTTGGGCTTCCTTGCTGACCAATTGTACAGAGAGAACACTAGTTAA